The Cydia splendana chromosome Z, ilCydSple1.2, whole genome shotgun sequence genome window below encodes:
- the LOC134805315 gene encoding innexin inx2 has product MFDVFGSVKGLLKLDSVCIDNNVFRLHYKATVIILIAFSLLVTSRQYIGDPIDCIVDEIPLSVMDTYCWIYSTFTIPNRLTGTVGHDIAYPGIASHVDGQDEVKYHKYYQWVCFVLFFQAILFYVPRYLWKTWEGGRIKMLVLDLNCPIVEEESKCDRKKLLVDYFHANLHTQNFYAFRFFICEVLNFINVVGQIYFMDFFLDGEFTTYGRDVVSFTEMEPEERRDPMARVFPKMTKCTFHKYGPSGTVQKFDGLCVLPLNIVNEKIYVFLWFWFIILSILSGISLIYRAVVVAGPKVRLYLLRARSRLALQEQVESVSRKLQIGDWFVLYQLGKNIDPLIYKELMADLSEKFEEAKDSVVA; this is encoded by the coding sequence ATGTTTGACGTTTTCGGCTCCGTCAAGGGCCTTCTCAAGCTCGACTCCGTTTGCATCGACAACAATGTGTTCCGCCTCCACTACAAAGCCACCGTCATCATACTCATCGCCTTCTCTTTGTTGGTCACCTCCCGACAATACATCGGCGACCCGATAGATTGCATCGTCGACGAAATACCCCTCTCTGTTATGGACACGTACTGTTGGATTTACTCGACGTTCACGATCCCGAACCGGCTCACGGGCACCGTCGGACACGACATCGCGTATCCGGGCATCGCGTCGCACGTCGACGGCCAAGATGAAGTTAAATACCACAAGTATTACCAGTGGGTGTGTTTTGTGCTGTTCTTCCAAGCTATTTTGTTCTACGTGCCCCGTTATCTGTGGAAGACATGGGAGGGCGGGCGCATAAAGATGCTCGTTCTCGATTTAAACTGCCCCATCGTCGAGGAAGAGAGCAAATGCGACCGCAAGAAGCTTCTAGTCGACTATTTCCACGCGAACCTGCACACGCAAAATTTCTACGCGTTCCGCTTCTTTATATGCGAAGTGTTGAACTTTATCAACGTCGTGGGACAGATATACTTCATGGATTTCTTCCTGGACGGCGAGTTCACGACGTACGGCCGTGATGTGGTGAGTTTCACCGAGATGGAGCCTGAGGAGCGCAGGGACCCGATGGCGCGGGTGTTCCCAAAGATGACGAAATGCACATTCCACAAGTACGGTCCCTCTGGCACGGTGCAGAAGTTCGACGGGCTGTGCGTGCTGCCGCTGAACATCGTGAACGAGAAGATCTACGTGTTCCTATGGTTCTGGTTTATCATCCTCTCTATTCTGAGCGGCATATCCCTGATATACCGCGCGGTGGTGGTCGCCGGGCCGAAGGTTCGTCTGTACCTGCTCCGCGCCCGCAGCCGCCTCGCCCTGCAAGAGCAGGTAGAATCCGTTTCCCGTAAACTCCAAATAGGGGATTGGTTCGTCCTTTACCAGCTCGGAAAGAACATCGATCCTCTCATTTATAAAGAACTGATGGCGGATTTGTCCGAAAAGTTCGAGGAAGCGAAGG